ACCGGGATGCTCCAGGAGGGCGCCGCCGAACTGGTCCTCCGTCAGATCCCGGCCACCACCGAGGCGGAGTTCTACCAGGGCCTGCTGGAGGGCCAGCGCTACCTGCACGGCTTCGGGATCACCGGCTGGCAGGACGCCGCCGTCGGCACCGGTTTCGGCCCCGGCGACGTCTACGGCGCCTACCTGGCCGCCGCCGAGGCCGGCACCCTCACCGCCCGGGTCCGCGCCGCCCAGTGGTGGGACCGCGAGGGCGGGCTGGAGCAGCTGCCGCTCTTCGCCGCCCGCCGTGCCGAGGCCGCCCACGCCGCCGGGGGCCAGGGCCGGTTCCGGGCCGGCAGCGTCAAGATGATGCTGGACGGCGTCGCCGAGAACCACACCGCCGCCATGCTGGAGCCCTACCTCGACGGCTGCGGCTGCTCCACCGGCGCCTCCGGTCTCGACTTCATCGACCCGGAGAAGCTCGGCGGCTACGTCAGCGAGCTGGACGCCGAGGGCTTCCAGGTCCACTTCCACGCCCTGGGGGACCGTGCGGTCCGCACCGCGCTGGACGCGATCGAGGAGGCCCTGCGCCGCAACGGCCAGCGCGGGAACCGGCACCACCTGGCGCACCTCCAGGTGGTGCACCCCGAGGACGTGCCGCGCTTCCGCGCGCTCGGCGCGACCGCCAACATCCAGCCGCTCTGGGCCTGCCACGAACCGCAGATGGACGAGCTCACCATCCCGTTCCTGGGCGAGCGCCGGGCCGCCTGGCAGTACCCCTTCGGCTCGCTGGCCCGCTCCGGCGCGATGCTCGCGGCCGGCAGCGACTGGTCGGTGAGCACCCCCGACGTGATGCTCGGCATCCATGTCGCCGTCAACCGCTTCGGCGAGGAGGACCCCCGGGTGCTCGGTCCCGCGGAGCGGATCGACCTCGGCACCGCGATCGCCGCCTACACCGCCGGTACCGCCCGGGTGAACCACCTCGACGCCGACACCGGCTCGGTCCAGACCGGCAAGTACGCCGACCTGGTCGTGCTCGACCGCGACCCGTTCGCCGAACCGGCCGAGGCCATCGGTGCGACCCGGGTGCTGCGCACCTACGTCGAGGGCGCGCTGGTCCACGCCGCGCAGTAGCCCACCGTCCAGCCCCCCACACCAGACGAGAGGCATTCCCGTGCACAGACGCACTCTCCGTACCGCGCTCCCGCTCGCGGCCCTGGCCCTGCTCACCAGCGCCTGCAGCAGCTCCGGCAGCCCCCTCGCCAAGAGCGGCTCCAAGAGCAACTTCAGCACCGCGCAGGCCACCACCGCGCCCGGCCAGGGGCCGCTGTCCGCCCTCACCTGGTACGGCGACTACCGCGCCCCCTACTCCGAGGACCCGCTGAAGACCGCCGACTACCCCGAGGAGACCATCCTCGGCAACGTCTGCCCGCCGCTGCTGACCACCAACGCCGACTACAGCCTCAGCCCCGGCATCGCCTCCTCGTGGAACCAGCCGGACGCCGAGCACCTGGTGTTCGACCTGAACCCGAAGGCGACCTTCAGCGACGGCCACCCGGTCACCCCGGCCGACGTGGTCTACAGCCTGCTGCGCAACCAGGACCCCAACGAGGCCAGCAACTACTCCGACTCCTACACCGACGTCACCTCGGTCAAGGCCACCGGCGCCGAGCAGGTCACGGTCACCTTCAGCAAGCCCGACTACCTGTTCGTCCGCAACATGGGCATCCTCGCCGGGTCGATCGTGGAGAAGGCGTTCGCGGTGAAGGAGGGCGCGAACTTCGGCAACGCCAACGTGGGCGTGGTCTGCGCCGGTCCCTACACCGTCGCGTCGTTCGACGGCACCAACACCATGGTGCTGAAGCGCAACCCGGACTACTGGGACCCGGCGCACGCGGCCAAGGCCGCGACGGTCACCTTCACCTTCATGTCCGACCCCTCGGCGATAGCCAACGCGCTGTCCTCCGGCAGCCTGGACGGTGCGTTCGACCTGCCCCCCTCCACCATCAGCCAGCTGAACAAGGCCACCGACGGCAAGCTGTACGTCGGCGCGGCCGGCTCCACCACCCAGAACATCGACCTGATCGTCTCCCAGCTCACCGGCACCCTCGGTGATGTGCGGGTCCGTCAGGCGCTGTCGATGGCGATCGACCGCACCGGGATCGCGCAGACCCTGTTCAACGGCGCGGCCGACCCGCTCTACGCCGTCGCCGGACCCGGGTTCTGGCAGAGCAGCCCCGCCAAGTCCGTGTACCAGGCGGCCTACCAGAAGCTGGAGCAGAGCGCCGACATCGCCGGCGCCACCAAGCTCGTCCAGCAGGCCGGGGCCACCGGTAAGTCGGTCAGCATCGGGTACGCCGCCAGCAGCCCCACCGACGCCCAGCTCGCCGAGGTGCTGCAGCAGACCGGGGACGCCATCGGCCTCAAGGTGAAGATCATCGGACTGCCGGACCAGCAGTACGGCGACCTCTT
The Streptacidiphilus albus JL83 genome window above contains:
- a CDS encoding amidohydrolase: MPRDHHFADLVFTGGPVFTVDPARSWATAVAVRDGRIVVVGDDHDVSHLIGSGTEVVDLAGRLLVPGFQDAHVHPVLGGATMRSCDLHHLEEAGAYAEAVAAYAAANPDRAWITGGGWSMEAFPGGTPHRSVLDAVVPDRPVALPNRDGHGLWANSRALELAGITRDTPDPADGRIERDADGEPTGMLQEGAAELVLRQIPATTEAEFYQGLLEGQRYLHGFGITGWQDAAVGTGFGPGDVYGAYLAAAEAGTLTARVRAAQWWDREGGLEQLPLFAARRAEAAHAAGGQGRFRAGSVKMMLDGVAENHTAAMLEPYLDGCGCSTGASGLDFIDPEKLGGYVSELDAEGFQVHFHALGDRAVRTALDAIEEALRRNGQRGNRHHLAHLQVVHPEDVPRFRALGATANIQPLWACHEPQMDELTIPFLGERRAAWQYPFGSLARSGAMLAAGSDWSVSTPDVMLGIHVAVNRFGEEDPRVLGPAERIDLGTAIAAYTAGTARVNHLDADTGSVQTGKYADLVVLDRDPFAEPAEAIGATRVLRTYVEGALVHAAQ
- a CDS encoding ABC transporter substrate-binding protein, with translation MHRRTLRTALPLAALALLTSACSSSGSPLAKSGSKSNFSTAQATTAPGQGPLSALTWYGDYRAPYSEDPLKTADYPEETILGNVCPPLLTTNADYSLSPGIASSWNQPDAEHLVFDLNPKATFSDGHPVTPADVVYSLLRNQDPNEASNYSDSYTDVTSVKATGAEQVTVTFSKPDYLFVRNMGILAGSIVEKAFAVKEGANFGNANVGVVCAGPYTVASFDGTNTMVLKRNPDYWDPAHAAKAATVTFTFMSDPSAIANALSSGSLDGAFDLPPSTISQLNKATDGKLYVGAAGSTTQNIDLIVSQLTGTLGDVRVRQALSMAIDRTGIAQTLFNGAADPLYAVAGPGFWQSSPAKSVYQAAYQKLEQSADIAGATKLVQQAGATGKSVSIGYAASSPTDAQLAEVLQQTGDAIGLKVKIIGLPDQQYGDLFIDPKARAAYDSFITINYLEYPEAADMYTSYATKAGAQNFNGWSDPAVEADLLKAQGAADPVQRAEAVVAAQAVIAKALPWIPIVAPRALLFQNKAVTGAPLTFSYMDNAWAAAMGAP